The following is a genomic window from Hyalangium gracile.
GCAAGCCCCCGCGATGATGAACAGCACGCCGAACACGGCAAGGTGGGAGGTTCGCATGAGCCTCTCCCTGAGCAAGCACCAGGCCAGCAGCGCTCACCTCTCTCCGGCTCCGCCAGCGTGCCCCGAGCCCTGTTGGCTCTCGCGACACCGATGCGCCGGGCAACAGCGGCGCGCGGGTTGAGCAGCGGACAGTTCTCGGAACGCGTGGGGCTCCAGCTCGGCTGCGCGTGAAAGCGCCTTCATCAAATTCCCCCCTGGCAAGAGTCCGTGAGAACCCAGACAAGGATTGACGGAGTTTTTTACAGGATTTGACGCATAAAGCCATCCATCCTTGACGCAGCAAGCCATTGAGCCGCGGCTCGGACTGTCAGGCTTTCCCCCTGATTTTCTTGTACTTCCAGTCCTGCGCCACCCGAGGGAGCGTCTTTCTGAATGCGGTTTCAAAAGAGGCTTTACTCGCGGATAAATCCCGTTTACATATCTTTTCGAAGTTTCCAGCGAGCACCGCTTGAGCTGGGAGCTTTTGACGCAGCGCAAAACACACACCTCAAAACCTCGGCAGACACAGCAGCTCCAGGGAGACCCGGAGCCAGTCGGAGACGTGCGCCTTCGGCACGGAGACACGATGGGAGGAAACGCAATGGTCAGGAAGACGGTATCAACGCTCTCCGCGTTGGCCACAGCAGCCAGTCTTGCTTTGTATCCGGGTGTCTCCTCAGCCGTGCCCGTGTCCGAAGCCAACACGACGATCTTCGGGCCTCGGGTCTACGTCTTCGACACGTCGATGCCGGCCGGCGACATCACGAACCTGGCGACCACCATCTTCAACGGGCAGGCCGCCGCTGAGTTCAGCAGCAACCGGTACGCGCTGCTCTTCAAGCCGGGCACGTACAACGTCAACTTCAACGTCGGCTTCTATACCCACGTGGCCGGCCTGGGGCAGAACCCCGGCGACGTGCACATCACCGGCGGCGTCAACGTGAACGCCGACTGGGACAACGGCAACGCCACCCGCAACTTCTGGCGCGCCCTGGAGAACTACGCCGTCACCCCGTCCAATGGTCAGACGCAGATCGCCGTCTCGCAGGCCGCCCCGCTGCGCCGTCTGCACATCCGTGGCGAGCTGCACCTGTTCGACTTCGACTCGAACTGGAACGCCGGCTGGGCCAGCGGCGGCTTCCTCGCCGACTCCATCGTGGACGGGCTCGTCGTCCCCGCCTCGCAGCAGCAGTGGTTCTCCCGCAACAGCAGCTGGGGAAGCTGGAACAACGGCGTGTGGAACATGGTGTTCCTGGGCTGCAGCAACCCGCCGGCCGGACAGTTCCCCGAGCCGCCCTACACCACCATCGCTCGGACGCCCATCATCCGGGAGAAGCCCTACCTCTACATCAGCAACGCGGGCCAGTATCAGGTGTTCGTCCCCGCGCTGCAGACGGACACGCTGGGCGTGAGCTGGGCCACCAGCTCCACGCCGGGCACCTCCATCCCCATCGATCAGTTCTACATCGCCCGTCCGGAGACCTCCACGGCCGCGGCCATCAACACCGCGCTGAGCCAGGGCAAGCACCTGCTGTTCACCCCGGGCATCTACCAGCTGAGCGAGACGATCCGCGTCAACAACGCGAACACCGTCGTGCTGGGCATCGGCATCCCCACCCTGGTGCCTACCAACGGGCAGATCGCCATGGCGATCGCCGACGTGCCGGGCGTGAAGGTGGCCGGGCTGACCTTCGACGGCGGTCCGATCAACTCGCCCACCATGCTGGAGGTCGGTCCCACGGGAGCCTCGGGCAACCACTCGGCCAACCCCACCTCGCTGCACGACATCACCGTGCGGACCGGTGGCGCCACCAACGGGCGCTATGACGTCGGCATCAAGATCAACAGCCACCACGTCATCGGCGATCACTTCTGGCTG
Proteins encoded in this region:
- a CDS encoding discoidin domain-containing protein — encoded protein: MPVSEANTTIFGPRVYVFDTSMPAGDITNLATTIFNGQAAAEFSSNRYALLFKPGTYNVNFNVGFYTHVAGLGQNPGDVHITGGVNVNADWDNGNATRNFWRALENYAVTPSNGQTQIAVSQAAPLRRLHIRGELHLFDFDSNWNAGWASGGFLADSIVDGLVVPASQQQWFSRNSSWGSWNNGVWNMVFLGCSNPPAGQFPEPPYTTIARTPIIREKPYLYISNAGQYQVFVPALQTDTLGVSWATSSTPGTSIPIDQFYIARPETSTAAAINTALSQGKHLLFTPGIYQLSETIRVNNANTVVLGIGIPTLVPTNGQIAMAIADVPGVKVAGLTFDGGPINSPTMLEVGPTGASGNHSANPTSLHDITVRTGGATNGRYDVGIKINSHHVIGDHFWLWRADHGAGAAWTSNVSKNGLVVNGNNVTLYGLFNEHHNEYQTLWNGNNGRTYFYQSEIPYDPPNQAVWMSHNGTKNGWASYKVADHVANHEAWGLGVYSYFRDAAVKLETAIEAPNTQGIKFHSMTTIWLNGVAGSEITHVINGQGGRVYANTPAEAMRQTIANWTGTGAADTQAPSTPASLTATAVSSSQINLSWGASTDNVGVAGYNVYRGGTLVGAPGSNSYSDTGLTASTVYSYTVRARDAAGNLSANSNSASATTQPGGGTGAPLVRTGWTGTSSPASSEPVSALFDGNLATRWTTGVPMANGQSLTVDMQGVKTFNKIVMNSTGSDLDYARGYQVFVSNDGTSWGSAIATGTGTGPVVTVTFTTRNARYIRVVQTGSNSSWWSMREFDVYY